One genomic window of Hippopotamus amphibius kiboko isolate mHipAmp2 chromosome 10, mHipAmp2.hap2, whole genome shotgun sequence includes the following:
- the LOC130829895 gene encoding keratin-associated protein 21-1: protein MSCYCYGNFYGGIAIAIARAMSHYSNACGYGCGFSPYYSCSYRTGYGCGYGCGYGSRYGCGYGSRYGCGYGSGYCSSWPVCYRRWYSSCY, encoded by the exons ATGAGTTGTTACTGCTATGGAAATTTCTATGGAGGTATAGCTATCGCTATCGCCCGGGCTATGTCT CACTACAGCAATGCCTGTGGCTACGGCTGTGGATTTAGCCCCTATTACAGCTGTAGCTATCGGACTGGCTATGGCTGTGGCTATGGCTGTGGATACGGCTCCCGTTACGGCTGTGGCTACGGAAGCAGATATGGCTGTGGCTACGGCTCTGGCTACTGCAGCTCCTGGCCAGTTTGCTACAGGAGGTGGTATTCTTCTTGCTACTAG